AACTGATTGAGCTTGTTGTCGAGAAATATTTTTATCCTTATTTTTATCGCGAAAATTTGTTCTATTGTATTTGATATCCTCAAGAGTAATTATTCGTTGAGAAAGGGAACCTTTTACAGAACCTTTCTTTTTATACCATACGGCTAATGGATTTAGAACCTTTGTAAATATTCGATTTGGCTCAGCATTGTTTTGTATTGGGGTGTATCTTATGCAAAAATCATGAAATATTTTTTTCACATTGTCATATTGTTCCTTTGTTTGCTCGTCAAAAAAGGATTCGAATGCATCCCATAAGCCGCTATCTTCTAAAGTCTTTTTTATATAAGAACAAAGAAAATCAAGGCAATTTCTCTCACGTAATGACAGAAAATCAAGAATAGCTTCGTTTACAACAGAAAACTGAATTGCATTGTTCTTCTTTCCTTCCTCGCGAAGAATCCCCGCTGCGGAAAGCATTTTTAAAGGCTGTCGAAAAAATTTGTTATATTCATCAATTGTGGTATCGTCAGTCGGATCCGGTTTGCAAAAAATCCTTTGGACATTTTCAATAGCATAAGCAGTATGCCATATATCGGGCGACTGAAAAGGTTGTTTTCCGCCATCTTGCAAATACACTACAACACAATCTGCAACAAAACACAGCTCGTCCATTGTGCATTTTTGGTCAATCCATCGGCCATTTCTGGATTGTCTAATGTCATAATTGTGTTCGTTTAAGAATTTATTCAAAAGATTATTGGTCATTATTCAAAATCCCATAAAAAAAGACGCTGTTTTTATCAACATTAATTGATTGTGTTGATAAATTCCTTGCCGTAATATAAAAGCGTCTGTATTCTTCAGATGAAAAATATGCTAATTGTTCATTCGTCAATTTCATCCCCTGTTTTTTGGGAATAAGCACTGCAACAGATCCATCAACAATAGTATTAGGAATGTTTTCTATAAGACGAGTCTTATAAGTCATGTTTGGAGTCAGGTAAACAGTTTCGTTGTTGAAGAACTGAAAAGAAGAAAGGCTTTGGGCAATTTTCTTTTCTATATAGGTGTCATAATTGGGTATATGAGAAACTCCATTATTTTCGGAATTAATGTTTCTCGCTTTAAGAACCCACAAACGATTTGTTTTTTTTTCTTTAAACGAATTTTTTTTTGTAATTTGTCGATCCCTGAAAACGCTGAAGACATTTAGCTTTAATTTTTTTGCAATATTGTCAAAGTATTCATCTCGATAAATAATAAAATAGGGGTATTTTTTATCTGTAATATAGCTTTGCTTTTGATGATAAATTTTGTTAAATTTTAAATTATAAACAGTTGTTTCTGAAGGCTTTTGCTTTGGATATGCAATTAAGCAGATCGTTTCGATAGAAACTCCTGTAAAGCCAAATCTTCCAAAATCAATAATGCTTTCTATTTTCAATGTTCTCAATAAATCATGCGTTGGAAAGAATTCCTCTGCACACAAAATATTTTTGTTCAAAATCAGAGCTACGCAATCTGCTATCTGCATGCATTTTTCTAAAAAAATTTCAGACAAATCTTTTGTTGTTTTATTGACATTATTTTGAAGCCACAAGCAAACATCTTCCGCCTTATACTTCATTTTGGAAAAAGGAGGATTTCCCACAGCTAAATCATAATGATATGGGGGAGCATAAAAAAGAAAATCGCAACATATTGGATTTATTGTAACATTTTCAGGAATATCCAGATGTTCCAATAACATTTTTAAATTTGCAATGCTGTTCGGATCTATATCAACAACATCAATAACCACATGCGGTACATAAGCATATTTCTTTATCAAAATAGGCAAAAAATTTCCAGCACCAACAGAAGGTTCCAAAATTTTAATTTCTGATTGCGCAAAATCCGGTAATTTATCAACGGCGGCATTAACTAAATATTTATTTGTATAAAATGCTGCATTTTTTTCCCGTTCAGCATTACATAATTCTGTTATACGCATCAATGTATGAACGCTCAGATTTAACGGATTATCATGCAAAAAAGATGAAAGATTTTCTCTCTCTTTAAGACTTTTCCTTTGTATGATTTTATTTATTTCCCCTGCAGATATTTGGGGCTCATCTAACATTTTATTTATGCGACTTGCGATTTGCTGCATAATAATTGTAGGAACTGCCTCGCCAATACATTGTCGCACATTTGTTTCACAATCCTTATAAATTTTTCTTTTTTCGTCATCAGAAAGCTTGTTTAATTCCTCTAGTGACAAGTCTACCCAACGAAACTCGTCTGGAATATTCATCATTTTCATTAATTCGCGAATACTAAAAACCCTGTCTTGCTCTGGGTGTACCGTATTTTGAGCAGCCAATTGATCATTGCGCGTATGAACACATTGTACAAACCTATTCCACCGTTGGCGGGTATACTTGTCACGATTTTTTTTGATATTTTCTACAATTTTTCCGTTAACAATTTTATGGGGTCTTTTTTTGGGATCAAGGTTATCAAATGCAGACTCCCCCTCTTTTAAGTCATGGATCCAATTTTTCATTCTTATATCATAAGTTCGAAATGCATGATAAAAATCACCTTTCGAAATTTCACCCCATTCAAGTTTCTTTAATCCACCAATAACATTCCGTAAAGTTTTTTCCTTTTGATATGATGGAAATAAATCGTAAGGGACAATTGACTCGCGATAGTTTTTTTCAACGCCAATTACAAGAGTTCTAGTTCTTGATGAATTCGCTCCATAGTTCATAAAATTCAGAATGCGGCTAGAAATGATATAATTAGCGCCTAACGATTCTCGAATATATTCACCAATAGGAACCTTTTGGCCGTCTTTTGTAATGCACAGAGTTTTTTCGAATGCCATCACATTTTCAAAAATAAAGAATTTTGGATGAATCCTATTCACTATTTCAATAGATTCAACAACCAAACTATTTCTATTGATTTCGTCCTTCTTTTTGTGATTTTGAACGCTGATTCCTTGGCACGGAGGAGTCGCAACAAGTACATCTACTTGTTTAAGTCCATCACAATGTTCCCATTTATTTATTTCATCAAAAATTTTTTCTTTGGTTTCTTCTGAGGTCATATCTCCACATATATATCCTGATTCGTATTTGCATTTGTGATTGCATTTTTGAACATTCAACCGACGTTGACTAAGTTCAACAGAAGCAATACAGGAGAATCCTTCCTGCTTAAATCCGTAGCACCCTACTCCGGCACAGCTGAACAATGATATATATGTTTTATTCATAATTAAACCTAGACTTAAAATTACAAATTATTTATGTCAGTAAAGTGTCATTTCCTAGATATTCACTATTTTTTTTCGGTCACTATCAGCATTTAGCATTTTTTTTCATTTTGTGATTCATTCAAAATTTTTCCTGACTAAAAACCCTCGTTTAAGAGTATGTTTACTTTTCAAGAAATTTCCCGGAAGAAGGGGTTGCCTGCGAGCCTGTCCCTGATTTTGAGGATGTTCCTGTAGGCGAGTTCTATCAAGATGCAGCTGCGTTTCACATTCAGTGCGGCTTCCCCCACGACGCCGCTGCCGGCGAAGGTATCGAGCACGGTTTCGCCCTGCCTGGTCACGAACTGTAGGATTCTTTCGCACAGGGGCAGCGGAAGTTCGCTCTGGTGAATCTTATTTTTCCTTGCGACGGGCGGGATGTCGAACATTGCAGGGAGCATCTGCGTGGTGCCGCTCATGTACTGGGGCGTCCCAGTGTCTTTTGTCTTCTTGGCGTCGATGCGCAAGCTGCGCGCCTTGCCTTTCGAGAATATCATCACGTCTTGGGTGTTCTT
The nucleotide sequence above comes from Fibrobacter sp. UWB15. Encoded proteins:
- a CDS encoding restriction endonuclease; its protein translation is MTNNLLNKFLNEHNYDIRQSRNGRWIDQKCTMDELCFVADCVVVYLQDGGKQPFQSPDIWHTAYAIENVQRIFCKPDPTDDTTIDEYNKFFRQPLKMLSAAGILREEGKKNNAIQFSVVNEAILDFLSLRERNCLDFLCSYIKKTLEDSGLWDAFESFFDEQTKEQYDNVKKIFHDFCIRYTPIQNNAEPNRIFTKVLNPLAVWYKKKGSVKGSLSQRIITLEDIKYNRTNFRDKNKDKNISRQQAQSVDNIQENVCDYKVEKAKRRLRKFNDQFNNGLSEITDALSIGQKATHMHHIFPKNEFPNIADYVENLIALTAGQHLQKAHPAGNTKIIDKDFQYICLLNKTESIRRNLVEKKGDVFYDFPLFMLVLDVGLRTDFFEKIPENDFVQVVSGIEINFPNK
- a CDS encoding DNA cytosine methyltransferase codes for the protein MNKTYISLFSCAGVGCYGFKQEGFSCIASVELSQRRLNVQKCNHKCKYESGYICGDMTSEETKEKIFDEINKWEHCDGLKQVDVLVATPPCQGISVQNHKKKDEINRNSLVVESIEIVNRIHPKFFIFENVMAFEKTLCITKDGQKVPIGEYIRESLGANYIISSRILNFMNYGANSSRTRTLVIGVEKNYRESIVPYDLFPSYQKEKTLRNVIGGLKKLEWGEISKGDFYHAFRTYDIRMKNWIHDLKEGESAFDNLDPKKRPHKIVNGKIVENIKKNRDKYTRQRWNRFVQCVHTRNDQLAAQNTVHPEQDRVFSIRELMKMMNIPDEFRWVDLSLEELNKLSDDEKRKIYKDCETNVRQCIGEAVPTIIMQQIASRINKMLDEPQISAGEINKIIQRKSLKERENLSSFLHDNPLNLSVHTLMRITELCNAEREKNAAFYTNKYLVNAAVDKLPDFAQSEIKILEPSVGAGNFLPILIKKYAYVPHVVIDVVDIDPNSIANLKMLLEHLDIPENVTINPICCDFLFYAPPYHYDLAVGNPPFSKMKYKAEDVCLWLQNNVNKTTKDLSEIFLEKCMQIADCVALILNKNILCAEEFFPTHDLLRTLKIESIIDFGRFGFTGVSIETICLIAYPKQKPSETTVYNLKFNKIYHQKQSYITDKKYPYFIIYRDEYFDNIAKKLKLNVFSVFRDRQITKKNSFKEKKTNRLWVLKARNINSENNGVSHIPNYDTYIEKKIAQSLSSFQFFNNETVYLTPNMTYKTRLIENIPNTIVDGSVAVLIPKKQGMKLTNEQLAYFSSEEYRRFYITARNLSTQSINVDKNSVFFYGILNNDQ